A stretch of the Carassius carassius chromosome 6, fCarCar2.1, whole genome shotgun sequence genome encodes the following:
- the LOC132141728 gene encoding GTPase IMAP family member 4-like — MRNESGSFREATANKSPTACFTESDEEHDSQELRIVLLGVSGAGKSPTANAILGREAFKESRTRESEKQTGKVEDRNISIIDTPGFFNTQLTDEEMKNEMMKSMFLCYPGAHLFLLVINLKTFREEQRNLVEQVQENFGEEALLFTMVLFIGREKISKREFNQIIES, encoded by the coding sequence AGAAGCAACAGCTAATAAGAGTCCTACTGCCTGTTTCACAGAGTCTGATGAAGAACATGATTCACAGGAGCTGAGGATTGTGCTGCTGGGAGTCTCTGGAGCTGGAAAGAGTCCAACAGCAAATGCAATACTTGGTCGAGAGGCATTTAAAGAGAGCAGAACCAGAGAGAGTGAGAAACAGACAGGAAAAGTAGAAGACAGAAACATCTCCATCATCGACACGCCAGGATTCTTCAACACTCAACTGACTGATGAAGAGATGAAGAATGAGATGATGAAGAGTATGTTCCTCTGTTATCCTGGTGCTCACCTGTTCCTGCTCGTCATCAACCTGAAGACCTTCAGAGAGGAACAGAGGAACCTTGTGGAGCAAGTTCAGGAGAACTTTGGAGAAGAAGCTTTGCTGTTCACAATGGTGCTGTTTATTGGACGAGAAAAAATATCCAAAAGagaatttaatcaaataattgaaaGTTAA